A part of Tardiphaga sp. vice304 genomic DNA contains:
- a CDS encoding peptidoglycan D,D-transpeptidase FtsI family protein: MTARNSVKPTEPWRQRLIRSLLYGRNVDRAAKARARVGLAMVAFGGIYGIIAVRLVMFPLGGDAHAERRATKDAIATARPDIVDRNGAVLATDVKSPSLFSEPRRIIDKDEAVELLTAALPDLDTAEVRERVSSRKGFAWLKREITPQQQRDIHRLGIPGIGFLRENKRVYPSGAAVSHVIGLVNIDNQGIAGIEKWLDTNGLADLHQAGFASDRLQKPVELSIDLRVEHALRDELMKAKEKYKAKAASGLISNVRTGEIVAMVSLPDFDPNNPKEAHDPDRINRLTTGVYEMGSTFKTLTLAMALDSGKANLNTMYDARAPLAYGKFKIHDSHSLGKFISLAEVFTYSSNIGAARVALAQGVEAHKAFLKKVGQMDRLRTELPESAMPIVPKRWGELNTVTISFGHGIAVAPLQAVMGINAMVNGGYLIPPTFLKRTEEEALAIGKRVVKKDTSDKIRYLMRLNAEVGTARQADLLSKGFYIGGKTGTSEKVVNGRYSKKQVLNSFTAVLPMDNPQYQVLVMLDEPKALPETHGFITSGWNAVPAGGKVIARVAPLLGLEPRFDLQTADRVILAASKVTQ, translated from the coding sequence ATGACCGCGCGCAATAGTGTGAAGCCGACCGAACCATGGCGGCAGCGGCTGATCCGCAGCCTGTTGTACGGGCGCAATGTCGATCGCGCCGCCAAGGCGCGCGCCCGCGTCGGCCTGGCGATGGTCGCGTTCGGCGGCATCTACGGCATCATCGCCGTGCGCCTCGTGATGTTCCCGCTTGGCGGCGACGCCCATGCCGAGCGTCGCGCGACGAAAGATGCCATCGCCACCGCGCGGCCCGATATTGTCGATCGCAATGGCGCGGTGCTGGCCACCGACGTCAAATCGCCGTCGCTGTTCTCCGAGCCGCGCCGCATCATCGACAAGGACGAGGCGGTCGAGCTGTTGACGGCGGCGCTGCCCGACCTCGACACCGCCGAAGTGCGTGAGCGCGTCTCCAGCCGCAAGGGTTTTGCCTGGTTGAAGCGCGAGATCACGCCGCAGCAGCAGCGCGACATCCATCGGCTGGGCATTCCCGGCATCGGCTTCCTGCGCGAGAACAAGCGCGTCTATCCGAGCGGTGCTGCGGTCTCTCACGTCATCGGCCTCGTCAACATCGACAATCAGGGGATTGCCGGTATCGAGAAGTGGCTCGACACTAACGGTCTCGCCGATCTGCACCAGGCGGGCTTCGCCTCCGACCGGCTGCAGAAGCCGGTCGAACTCTCGATCGACCTGCGCGTCGAACACGCGCTGCGCGACGAGCTGATGAAGGCGAAAGAGAAATACAAGGCCAAGGCGGCGTCCGGCCTGATCTCCAACGTCAGGACCGGCGAGATAGTGGCGATGGTGTCGCTGCCGGATTTCGACCCGAACAACCCGAAGGAAGCGCACGATCCCGATCGCATCAACCGGCTTACCACCGGCGTCTACGAGATGGGCTCGACCTTCAAGACGCTGACGCTGGCGATGGCGCTGGATTCCGGCAAGGCCAATCTCAACACCATGTATGACGCGCGCGCGCCGCTCGCCTACGGCAAGTTCAAGATTCACGACAGCCATTCGCTCGGCAAGTTCATTTCATTGGCGGAAGTGTTCACCTACTCGTCCAACATCGGCGCCGCCCGCGTGGCGCTGGCGCAGGGCGTCGAGGCGCACAAGGCGTTCCTCAAGAAGGTCGGTCAGATGGACCGGCTGCGTACCGAACTGCCGGAAAGCGCGATGCCGATCGTTCCCAAACGCTGGGGCGAACTCAACACCGTCACGATCTCGTTCGGCCACGGCATCGCGGTGGCGCCGCTGCAGGCGGTGATGGGCATCAACGCGATGGTCAATGGCGGCTATCTCATTCCGCCCACCTTCCTGAAGCGCACCGAGGAAGAAGCCCTCGCCATCGGCAAGCGCGTGGTCAAGAAGGACACCAGCGACAAGATCCGCTATCTGATGCGCCTCAACGCCGAGGTTGGCACCGCGCGCCAGGCCGACCTGCTGTCGAAGGGTTTCTACATCGGCGGCAAGACCGGCACGTCGGAGAAGGTCGTCAACGGCCGCTATTCCAAGAAGCAGGTGCTGAACTCGTTTACCGCGGTGCTGCCGATGGATAATCCGCAATACCAGGTGCTGGTGATGCTGGACGAACCGAAGGCGCTGCCGGAAACCCACGGCTTCATCACCTCGGGCTGGAACGCGGTGCCGGCCGGCGGCAAGGTGATCGCGCGCGTCGCGCCGTTGCTCGGCCTGGAGCCGCGCTTCGACTTGCAGACCGCCGACCGGGTCATCCTGGCCGCCAGCAAGGTGACCCAGTAA
- a CDS encoding UDP-N-acetylmuramoylalanyl-D-glutamyl-2,6-diaminopimelate--D-alanyl-D-alanine ligase produces the protein MSDFLWTCADMTQAMRATVRGALPEGITGISIDSRSIAPGEAYFAIKGEVHDGHAFVEAALKNGAGVAVVEAAQRDRFPQDAPLLIVDDVLKGLVDLGIAARARLGGQVIAVTGSVGKTSTKEALRRVFEAQGETHASVASFNNHWGVPLTLARCPATARFAVFEIGMNHAGEIESLVKMVRPHFAIITTVEPVHLEFFSGVTAIADAKAEIFAGLEPGGVAILNRDNVHFAHLQKRADEYGVSRIVSFGSDLSADVRLIDIALHPTCSAVHADILGHDVTYKLGMPGRHMAINSLAVLAAALLMGADLALAALTLSKVEPAVGRGLRYQLALVGGEAVLIDETFNANPASMQAALSVLGAAEVGSKGRRIAVLGDMLELGPEGAELHRGVVDAVNNEQIDLVFCCGPLMRNLWDALSTGRRGGYAEDAAALESQVLAAIRAGDVIMVKGSKGSRMHPIVSALQKRFPGNAAHDDTAV, from the coding sequence ATGAGCGACTTTTTATGGACCTGCGCGGATATGACCCAGGCGATGCGCGCGACCGTGCGGGGCGCGCTTCCGGAAGGAATCACCGGCATCTCGATCGACAGCCGCAGCATCGCGCCGGGCGAGGCCTATTTTGCCATCAAGGGCGAGGTTCATGACGGCCACGCTTTCGTCGAGGCTGCATTGAAGAACGGCGCAGGCGTCGCCGTGGTCGAGGCGGCGCAGCGCGACAGATTTCCGCAAGACGCTCCGCTACTGATTGTCGATGACGTGCTCAAGGGCCTTGTCGATCTCGGCATCGCTGCTCGCGCGCGGCTGGGCGGGCAGGTGATCGCGGTGACCGGCTCGGTCGGCAAGACCTCGACCAAGGAGGCGCTGCGCCGGGTGTTCGAGGCGCAGGGCGAGACCCATGCTTCGGTGGCTTCGTTCAACAACCACTGGGGCGTGCCCCTGACGCTGGCGCGCTGCCCGGCCACGGCGCGCTTTGCGGTGTTCGAGATCGGCATGAACCATGCCGGCGAGATCGAGTCGCTGGTGAAAATGGTGCGGCCGCATTTCGCCATCATCACCACCGTGGAGCCGGTGCATCTCGAATTCTTCAGCGGCGTGACAGCCATTGCCGATGCCAAGGCCGAGATATTCGCAGGTCTTGAGCCCGGCGGGGTTGCGATCCTCAACCGTGACAACGTGCATTTCGCGCATCTGCAGAAACGCGCGGACGAATATGGCGTTTCGCGCATTGTGTCGTTCGGCAGTGATTTGTCCGCTGACGTGCGGCTGATCGATATCGCGCTGCATCCGACCTGCTCGGCGGTGCATGCCGACATCCTCGGCCACGACGTCACCTACAAGCTCGGCATGCCCGGCCGCCACATGGCGATAAATTCGCTGGCGGTGCTCGCCGCGGCCCTGCTGATGGGCGCCGATCTGGCGCTGGCGGCGCTGACGCTGTCAAAGGTGGAGCCCGCGGTCGGCCGCGGCCTGCGCTATCAGCTTGCGCTCGTCGGCGGCGAGGCGGTGTTGATAGACGAGACCTTCAACGCCAATCCGGCCTCGATGCAGGCAGCACTCAGCGTGCTCGGCGCGGCCGAGGTGGGGTCGAAAGGCCGCCGCATTGCGGTGCTGGGCGACATGCTGGAACTCGGGCCCGAGGGCGCGGAATTGCACCGCGGCGTGGTCGATGCCGTAAACAACGAGCAGATCGACCTGGTATTTTGCTGTGGTCCCTTGATGCGCAATCTGTGGGACGCCCTTTCCACCGGCCGGCGGGGCGGCTATGCCGAAGATGCCGCCGCGCTCGAATCGCAGGTTCTGGCCGCGATCCGCGCCGGCGACGTCATCATGGTCAAGGGCTCCAAGGGCTCGCGCATGCATCCGATTGTCTCCGCGCTGCAAAAGCGCTTTCCCGGCAACGCCGCGCACGACGACACCGCGGTATAG
- the mraY gene encoding phospho-N-acetylmuramoyl-pentapeptide-transferase, which yields MFYWLIDFAGTVPVFNVFRYITFRTGGAMVTGALFVFLFGPWIIDNLRLRQGKGQPIRADGPQTHLVKVGTPTMGGLMILSGLVVSTLLWANPRNPYVWIVMAVTLGFGFVGFYDDYLKVTKQTEAGFAGRTRLAIETLIAAAACYAFVRLGRDPLSSSLVLPFFKDLALNFGWFFVIFGAFIVVGAGNAVNLTDGLDGLAIVPVMIASASFGLIAYLAGNLVFSDYLQINYVAGTGELAVLCGAVLGAGLGFLWFNAPPASIFMGDTGSLALGGMLGSIAVAVKHEIVLAVIGGLFVLEAVSVIVQVTSFKLTGKRVFRMAPIHHHFEQKGWTEPQIVIRFWIISVMLALVGLSTLKLR from the coding sequence ATGTTCTACTGGCTGATCGACTTTGCCGGGACGGTCCCGGTGTTCAACGTGTTCCGCTACATCACCTTCCGCACCGGCGGCGCGATGGTGACCGGGGCGTTGTTCGTGTTCCTGTTCGGGCCCTGGATCATCGACAATCTGCGGCTGCGACAGGGCAAGGGCCAGCCGATCCGCGCCGATGGCCCGCAGACCCATCTGGTCAAGGTCGGCACGCCGACCATGGGCGGGCTGATGATCCTGTCCGGCCTCGTCGTGTCCACGCTGCTGTGGGCCAACCCGCGCAATCCCTATGTCTGGATCGTGATGGCGGTGACGCTCGGCTTCGGCTTCGTCGGATTTTATGACGACTATCTCAAGGTCACCAAGCAGACCGAGGCGGGCTTCGCCGGCCGCACCCGACTGGCGATCGAGACGCTGATCGCCGCCGCCGCCTGCTATGCCTTCGTCCGGCTCGGCCGCGACCCGCTGTCGAGTTCGCTGGTGCTGCCGTTCTTCAAGGATCTGGCGCTGAATTTCGGCTGGTTCTTCGTGATCTTCGGCGCCTTCATCGTGGTCGGCGCCGGCAATGCGGTGAACCTCACCGACGGCCTCGATGGCCTGGCCATCGTGCCGGTGATGATCGCCTCCGCCAGCTTTGGCCTGATCGCCTATCTGGCCGGCAATCTAGTGTTCTCCGACTATCTGCAGATCAACTACGTCGCCGGCACCGGCGAACTGGCGGTGCTGTGCGGCGCGGTGCTCGGCGCCGGGCTCGGCTTCCTGTGGTTCAACGCGCCGCCGGCCTCGATCTTCATGGGCGATACCGGATCATTGGCGCTGGGCGGCATGCTCGGCTCGATCGCGGTCGCCGTGAAACACGAGATCGTGCTGGCGGTGATCGGCGGGCTGTTCGTGCTGGAAGCTGTATCGGTGATCGTGCAGGTGACCTCCTTCAAGCTGACCGGCAAGCGCGTGTTCCGGATGGCGCCGATCCATCATCACTTCGAGCAGAAGGGCTGGACCGAGCCGCAGATCGTGATCCGGTTCTGGATCATCTCGGTGATGCTGGCGCTGGTCGGCCTCTCGACGCTGAAGCTGCGATAG
- a CDS encoding N-acetylmuramoyl-L-alanine amidase — translation MSSGSFTPPDVRRRVLPLPKGAADVPLFNPDSSVVSDIIPSANFGERNDGLVPDMIVLHYTGMPDAEGAINRLCTPGTDVSAHYIVLEDGRVVQTVPESKRAWHAGLGFWAGQTDINSLSIGIEIINRGHDWGYPDYPPRQIAAVTALCRGILLRQEIPAHRVLGHSDVSPARKKDPGEKFPWHSLANSGVGHWVRPAPITPGETIRLGAEGERVLALQQALARYGYGIELSSQYDTATMEVVTAFQRHFRPERVDGITDHSTLTTLQALLGSLPA, via the coding sequence ATGTCTTCCGGTTCGTTTACCCCTCCCGACGTGCGGCGCCGCGTCCTGCCGCTGCCGAAGGGGGCGGCGGATGTCCCGCTGTTCAATCCGGACTCCTCGGTCGTCTCCGACATCATCCCGTCGGCGAATTTCGGCGAGCGTAACGACGGCCTGGTGCCGGACATGATCGTGCTGCATTACACCGGGATGCCCGACGCCGAAGGGGCCATCAACCGGCTGTGCACGCCGGGCACCGACGTATCGGCGCATTACATCGTGCTGGAAGACGGCCGCGTCGTGCAGACGGTGCCGGAGTCCAAACGCGCCTGGCATGCTGGGCTCGGCTTCTGGGCAGGCCAGACCGACATCAATTCGCTGTCGATCGGGATCGAGATCATCAACCGCGGCCATGACTGGGGCTACCCGGACTATCCGCCCCGCCAGATCGCCGCCGTGACGGCGCTGTGCCGCGGCATCCTGCTGCGTCAAGAGATCCCGGCGCACCGCGTGCTCGGCCATTCCGACGTCTCGCCGGCCCGCAAGAAGGATCCCGGCGAGAAATTCCCGTGGCATTCGCTGGCCAATTCCGGCGTCGGCCACTGGGTCCGCCCCGCCCCGATCACACCGGGCGAAACCATCAGGCTCGGCGCCGAGGGCGAGCGCGTGCTGGCGCTGCAGCAGGCGCTGGCGCGCTACGGCTACGGCATCGAACTGAGCAGCCAGTACGACACCGCGACGATGGAAGTGGTCACCGCGTTCCAGCGCCACTTCCGCCCCGAGCGGGTCGACGGCATCACCGACCATTCGACGCTGACCACGCTGCAGGCGCTGCTCGGCAGCCTGCCGGCTTGA
- the ftsL gene encoding cell division protein FtsL, producing the protein MRILHLLVIAVLVFAAAYVYRIKMESTVRTERVMRLHADIREQRDAIASLRAEWAKLDAPMRLQGLAERHLTLKPITAQQFDALKNLPDRPPSFARPGDPDPIGAMINTIDPDIVTGSLPAPEDTP; encoded by the coding sequence ATGCGTATCCTGCATTTGCTGGTCATCGCCGTCCTCGTCTTCGCCGCGGCCTATGTCTACCGGATCAAGATGGAATCCACCGTGCGGACCGAGCGCGTGATGCGGCTGCATGCCGACATCCGCGAGCAGCGCGACGCCATCGCCTCCTTGCGTGCGGAATGGGCCAAGCTCGATGCGCCGATGCGGCTGCAGGGCCTCGCCGAGCGCCACCTCACCTTGAAGCCGATCACCGCGCAGCAGTTCGACGCGCTGAAGAACCTGCCGGATCGTCCGCCGAGCTTTGCCAGGCCGGGCGATCCCGATCCGATCGGCGCGATGATCAATACGATCGATCCGGATATCGTCACCGGTTCGCTGCCTGCGCCCGAGGATACGCCATGA
- a CDS encoding DHA2 family efflux MFS transporter permease subunit — MAASTTATPGAIPGAAASDRIPPKRLIAFLIMVFGMFMSILDIQIVSASLSEIQAGLSASSSEVSWVQTAYLIAEVIAIPLSGFLSRALGTRMLFAISAAGFTFASLMCGFASSIEQMIIWRAIQGFLGAGMIPTVFASAYAVFPRSKFHIVAPIIGLVATLAPTVGPTVGGYITDLMSWHWLFFVNVVPGIGITVGVLALVDFDKPDLALLDHFDWWGLGFMAGFLGTLEYVLEEGPRNDWFGDTSILICAVICVVTCVLFFWRVLTAHEPIVDIRAFSDRNFALGSLFSFCIGIGLYGLTYIYPRYLAEVRGYSALMIGETMFVSGISMFVMAPIVGRLMTKVDLRYLIALGLVLFAAGTWQMTWVTRDYDFYELLVPQILRGMGMMLAMVPVNNIALGTLAPDRLKNASGLFNLTRNLGGALGLALINTALDHRTDFHISRLHDKVTWGNAMAVETLNNFTQKFQGLGDAPLMALKQLNQIVHRQATVMGFGDSFFLLSCFYIGLSFMVLLLNKPKNAATGDAH, encoded by the coding sequence ATGGCCGCCTCCACCACCGCGACGCCTGGCGCCATTCCCGGCGCGGCCGCATCCGACAGGATCCCGCCGAAGCGGCTGATCGCGTTTTTGATCATGGTGTTCGGCATGTTCATGTCGATCCTGGACATCCAGATCGTCTCGGCCTCGCTGTCGGAAATCCAGGCCGGCCTGTCGGCGTCGTCCAGCGAAGTGTCGTGGGTGCAGACCGCCTATCTGATCGCCGAAGTGATCGCGATCCCGCTGTCCGGCTTTCTTTCGCGCGCCTTGGGCACGCGGATGCTGTTTGCGATTTCGGCCGCCGGCTTCACCTTTGCATCCCTGATGTGCGGCTTCGCCTCGTCGATCGAGCAGATGATCATATGGCGCGCGATCCAGGGCTTTCTCGGCGCCGGCATGATCCCGACGGTGTTCGCCTCCGCCTATGCCGTGTTCCCGCGCTCGAAGTTTCATATCGTGGCGCCGATCATCGGGCTGGTGGCGACATTGGCGCCGACCGTCGGCCCCACGGTGGGCGGCTACATTACCGACTTGATGTCGTGGCACTGGCTGTTCTTCGTCAACGTCGTGCCCGGCATCGGGATCACCGTGGGCGTTCTGGCACTGGTCGATTTCGACAAGCCCGATCTGGCGCTGCTCGACCATTTCGACTGGTGGGGTCTGGGCTTCATGGCGGGCTTTCTCGGCACGCTGGAATATGTGCTGGAAGAGGGCCCGCGCAATGACTGGTTCGGCGACACCTCGATCCTGATCTGCGCGGTGATCTGCGTCGTGACCTGCGTGCTGTTCTTCTGGCGGGTTCTGACGGCGCACGAACCGATCGTCGATATCCGCGCTTTCAGCGATCGCAATTTCGCGCTCGGCTCGCTGTTCTCGTTCTGCATCGGCATCGGCCTGTACGGCCTGACCTATATTTATCCGCGCTACCTTGCCGAAGTGCGCGGTTACAGCGCGTTGATGATCGGCGAGACGATGTTCGTGTCAGGCATTTCGATGTTCGTGATGGCGCCGATCGTCGGCCGGCTGATGACCAAGGTCGATCTGCGCTACCTGATCGCGCTCGGCCTCGTGCTATTTGCGGCCGGTACCTGGCAGATGACATGGGTCACCCGCGACTATGATTTCTACGAATTGCTGGTGCCGCAGATCCTGCGCGGCATGGGCATGATGCTGGCGATGGTGCCGGTCAACAACATTGCGCTCGGCACGCTGGCGCCGGACCGGCTGAAGAATGCCTCGGGCCTGTTCAACCTGACGCGCAATCTCGGCGGCGCGCTGGGTCTGGCGCTCATCAACACCGCGCTCGACCACCGCACCGATTTCCACATCTCGCGGCTGCACGACAAGGTGACCTGGGGCAACGCCATGGCGGTCGAGACGCTGAATAATTTCACGCAGAAATTCCAGGGGCTGGGCGACGCGCCCCTCATGGCACTGAAGCAGCTCAACCAGATCGTTCACCGCCAGGCCACGGTGATGGGCTTTGGCGATTCGTTCTTCCTGCTGTCGTGCTTCTATATCGGCCTCAGTTTCATGGTGCTGTTGCTCAACAAGCCGAAGAACGCGGCGACCGGCGACGCGCATTGA
- the rsmH gene encoding 16S rRNA (cytosine(1402)-N(4))-methyltransferase RsmH → MSTPEVRHIPVLGREAVAALNPHAGGVYVDATFGAGGYSRMFLETPGTRVIGIDRDRTAVAGGFDLVERSDGRLTLVEDRFSHLADVCAAQGDALVDGVVMDVGVSSMQIDQSERGFSFRFDGPLDMRMGHDGPTAADVVATASEADLANIIYIFGEERYSRAVAKAIVAARAEAPITTTHELVAIISKVVWAKPGEIHPATRTFQALRIFVNEELDELHIALAAAERVLKPGGRLAVVSFHSLEDRIVKNFMVERSKTGGGSRHVPEVSQDRPRFTLVNKRPIIAGGEEVSNNPRARSAKLRVAERTEAPALEAGPLPNWPSLASVMRGG, encoded by the coding sequence ATGAGCACGCCTGAGGTCCGCCATATTCCGGTGCTCGGCCGCGAGGCCGTCGCGGCGTTGAACCCGCATGCCGGCGGCGTCTATGTCGATGCCACCTTCGGCGCAGGCGGCTATTCCCGCATGTTTCTCGAAACTCCCGGCACAAGGGTGATCGGCATCGACCGCGACCGCACCGCGGTCGCCGGCGGCTTCGACCTCGTCGAGCGTTCCGACGGCCGGCTGACGCTGGTCGAGGACCGCTTCTCGCATCTCGCCGACGTCTGTGCCGCGCAGGGCGACGCGCTGGTCGACGGCGTGGTGATGGATGTCGGCGTGTCGTCGATGCAGATCGACCAGTCCGAACGCGGCTTCTCGTTCCGTTTTGATGGCCCGCTGGACATGCGGATGGGCCATGACGGACCGACCGCGGCCGATGTCGTGGCCACCGCGTCGGAAGCCGATCTTGCGAACATCATCTACATTTTCGGCGAGGAGCGCTATTCCCGCGCCGTCGCCAAGGCCATCGTCGCTGCGCGTGCGGAAGCGCCGATCACGACCACGCATGAACTAGTGGCGATCATCTCGAAAGTTGTCTGGGCCAAGCCCGGCGAGATCCATCCGGCGACGCGCACCTTCCAGGCACTGCGAATCTTCGTCAACGAGGAGCTCGACGAACTGCACATCGCGCTAGCCGCGGCCGAGCGCGTGCTGAAGCCGGGCGGACGCCTGGCGGTCGTGTCGTTCCATTCGCTGGAAGACCGCATCGTCAAGAATTTCATGGTCGAGCGGAGCAAGACCGGCGGCGGCTCGCGGCATGTTCCGGAGGTTTCCCAGGATCGTCCGCGTTTCACGCTGGTCAACAAGCGCCCGATCATCGCCGGCGGCGAGGAAGTCAGCAACAATCCGCGCGCCCGTTCCGCCAAGCTGCGCGTGGCCGAGCGCACCGAGGCTCCGGCGCTCGAGGCCGGTCCGCTGCCGAACTGGCCGTCGCTCGCTTCCGTGATGCGGGGAGGCTGA
- a CDS encoding UDP-N-acetylmuramoyl-L-alanyl-D-glutamate--2,6-diaminopimelate ligase, whose amino-acid sequence MKLRDLFSDDGAIDGPAGDIDVSGLAVDSRAVKPGDLFFALAGSKTDGARFVTQAIAAGAVAVAGDHMPIGLPVPYVVTPNPRLALARAAAKFHPRQPAVIAAVTGTSGKTSVASFVREIWGRLGHQAASIGTIGLVSPKRTVYGSLTTPDPISLHRELDEITGEGVTHLALEASSHGLDQFRLDGVRIQAGGFTNLSRDHMDYHPDIAHYLGAKLRLFLNLVVDDGVAVVAADHEHSAQVIHAAQSRHLNLITVGRRGGAGEGIRLVDAAIDGFAQKLTLEHRGKTFDIKLPLVGEFQIENALVAAGLVIGTGSDTDAVFAALEHLEGARGRLERVGDHHGAPVFVDYAHKPDALAKALQALRPYAKRRLVVVFGAGGDRDTGKRPLMGEIAAANADHVIVTDDNPRSEDPARIRAAIMATASGAIEIGDRAEAIRAAIAGLQEGDALLIAGKGHETGQIVGDRVLPFSDHEAAGAALNSGVS is encoded by the coding sequence ATGAAACTGCGCGATCTTTTCAGCGATGATGGCGCGATCGATGGGCCTGCAGGCGACATCGACGTCAGCGGGCTCGCCGTCGATAGCCGTGCCGTCAAACCCGGCGACCTGTTCTTTGCGCTGGCCGGCAGCAAGACCGATGGTGCGCGTTTCGTCACCCAGGCGATTGCCGCCGGCGCCGTTGCAGTGGCCGGTGACCACATGCCGATCGGCCTGCCGGTGCCCTATGTCGTCACTCCCAATCCGCGCCTCGCGCTGGCGCGGGCAGCCGCCAAATTCCATCCGCGCCAGCCGGCGGTGATCGCCGCCGTCACCGGCACCTCCGGCAAAACCTCGGTGGCGTCCTTCGTGCGCGAGATCTGGGGCCGGCTCGGTCATCAGGCCGCCAGCATCGGCACCATCGGTCTGGTGTCGCCGAAGCGCACCGTCTACGGCTCGCTGACCACGCCGGATCCCATTTCCCTGCACCGCGAACTCGACGAGATCACCGGCGAGGGTGTCACCCATCTCGCGCTGGAGGCCTCGTCGCACGGGCTTGACCAGTTTCGCCTCGACGGCGTCCGCATCCAGGCCGGCGGCTTCACCAATCTGTCGCGCGACCACATGGACTACCATCCGGACATCGCGCACTATCTCGGCGCCAAGCTGCGGCTGTTTCTGAATCTCGTCGTCGATGATGGCGTCGCCGTGGTCGCGGCCGATCACGAACATTCCGCGCAGGTGATCCATGCCGCGCAATCGCGCCATCTCAACCTCATCACGGTCGGGCGCCGGGGTGGGGCGGGCGAAGGCATCCGGCTGGTTGACGCGGCGATCGATGGCTTTGCGCAAAAACTAACGCTGGAGCATCGCGGCAAGACCTTCGATATCAAACTGCCGCTGGTCGGCGAATTCCAGATCGAGAACGCGCTGGTCGCGGCCGGTCTGGTGATCGGCACCGGGAGCGATACGGACGCGGTCTTCGCCGCGCTCGAACATCTCGAGGGCGCCCGGGGCCGGCTGGAGCGCGTCGGCGACCATCATGGCGCGCCGGTGTTCGTCGATTACGCGCATAAGCCGGACGCGCTCGCCAAGGCGCTGCAGGCGCTGCGGCCCTATGCCAAGCGCAGGCTGGTCGTGGTGTTCGGCGCCGGCGGCGACCGCGACACCGGCAAGCGGCCGCTGATGGGCGAGATCGCGGCGGCCAATGCCGACCATGTCATCGTCACCGACGACAATCCGCGCTCTGAGGACCCCGCCAGGATCCGGGCGGCCATCATGGCCACCGCCAGCGGCGCGATCGAAATCGGCGACCGCGCCGAGGCGATCCGCGCGGCGATCGCAGGCCTGCAAGAGGGCGACGCACTGCTGATCGCCGGCAAGGGACACGAGACTGGACAGATCGTTGGCGACCGCGTGTTGCCGTTCAGTGATCACGAGGCGGCAGGGGCCGCGCTGAATTCGGGGGTGTCATGA